The following coding sequences lie in one Phragmites australis chromosome 8, lpPhrAust1.1, whole genome shotgun sequence genomic window:
- the LOC133925958 gene encoding expansin-A16-like has protein sequence MMSSLPLLLLLLLSAATFGSGVRLGNGGYEEWRLGTATYIKEFQPHPLNDGGGACGYGDLDIFRYGRYTAGLSAALFGRGSACGGCYELRCVNHIRWCLRGSPTVVVTAADYCPANMGIADDAGGWCNFPREHLELSEAAFLRVAKAKADIVPVQFRRVSCDRAGGIRFTITGSAHFLQVLITNVAADGEVAAVKVKGSRTGWIPMGRNWGQNWQCDADLRGQPLSFEVTGGRGRTVTAYSVAPADWMFAQTFEGKQLVE, from the exons ATGATGAGCTCCCTGCCTCTGCTCTTGCTCCTGCTGCTCTCTGCAGCCACCTTCGGTAGCGGTGTAAGGCTCGGCAATGGCGGCTACGAGGAGTGGAGGCTGGGCACGGCTACCTACATCAAGGAGTTCCAACCGCACCCGCTTAACGATG GTGGTGGTGCGTGCGGGTACGGCGACCTGGACATCTTCAGGTACGGGCGGTACACGGCGGGGCTGAGCGCGGCGCTGTTCGGGCGTGGCAGCGCCTGCGGCGGCTGCTACGAGCTCCGGTGCGTCAACCACATCCGCTGGTGCCTGCGCGGCAGCCCGACGGTGGTCGTCACGGCGGCGGACTACTGCCCCGCCAACATGGGCATCGCCGACGACGCCGGCGGCTGGTGCAACTTCCCCAGGGAGCACCTCGAGCTGTCGGAGGCCGCATTCCTCCGGGTCGCCAAGGCCAAGGCCGACATCGTGCCGGTGCAGTTCCGAAG GGTGAGCTGTGACAGAGCGGGCGGCATACGGTTCACCATCACCGGCAGTGCCCACTTCCTCCAGGTGCTGATCACCAACGTGGCCGCGGATGGCGAGGTCGCCGCCGTGAAGGTGAAGGGGTCGAGGACCGGGTGGATACCGATGGGGAGGAACTGGGGCCAGAACTGGCAGTGCGACGCCGACCTCCGTGGCCAGCCGCTGTCTTTCGAGGTCACCGGTGGCAGGGGGAGGACGGTCACGGCGTACAGCGTCGCGCCGGCGGACTGGATGTTCGCGCAGACGTTCGAGGGCAAGCAGCTCGTCGAATAG